The following proteins are co-located in the Pyricularia oryzae 70-15 chromosome 1, whole genome shotgun sequence genome:
- a CDS encoding necrosis and ethylene inducing peptide: MKSFATIILALANLAVGFPVESDGTNASSRHALDRRAIVNHDSLSPDPQTVQGGAIGAAIARFSPKIRIASGCEPYTAVDDQGNISGGLKPGGGERSNCGDPYRGQTYARAGTVQGKLCIMYSWYMPKDQPRSDTIGAHRHDWENIVVCTDPTMTTLTNGAASGHGKYKKTTSVPTDGTNVLCEYFTNFPTNHELQFTGDTRGYTKPIMDWDAMPAAMRSALQNADFGAATVPFKDGTFMDNLNNAQ, from the coding sequence ATGAAGTCATTCGCCACCATaatcctcgccctcgccaaCCTGGCAGTGGGTTTCCCCGTCGAGAGCGACGGCACCAACGCGTCGAGCCGGCACGCGCTCGATCGGCGCGCCATCGTCAACCACGACAGCCTCTCGCCGGACCCGCAGACGGTGCAGGGCGGAGCGATCGGGGCGGCCATCGCGCGCTTCAGCCCCAAGATCCGCATCGCCAGCGGCTGCGAGCCGTACACGGCGGTGGACGACCAGGGCAACATCAGCGGGGGGCTCaagcccggcggcggcgagaggTCCAACTGCGGCGACCCCTACCGCGGGCAGACGTACGCGCGCGCGGGCACGGTGCAGGGCAAGTTGTGCATCATGTACTCGTGGTACATGCCCAAGGACCAGCCGAGGAGCGACACCATCGGCGCGCACCGGCACGACTGGGAGAACATCGTCGTCTGCACCGACCCCACCATGACTACCCTCACCAACGGCGCCGCCTCGGGCCACGGCAAGTACAAAAAGACGACCAGCGTCCCCACCGACGGCACCAACGTCCTGTGCGAGTACTTTACCAACTTCCCCACCAACCACGAGCTGCAGTTCACCGGCGACACCAGGGGCTACACCAAGCCCATCATGGACTGGGACGCCATGCCCGCCGCCATGAGGTCCGCCCTGCAGAACGCCGACTTTGGCGCCGCCACCGTCCCCTTCAAGGACGGAACCTTTATGGACAACCTCAACAACGCCCAATAG